CCAACTACCGCGCCCAGCAACGTCAAGCTAATATCAATTGGGTTCATGCCGCAGCAGAATCAACAGGGCTACCAGATAAGTCATTTGATTTAGTTTCCCTATTTCTCATCTGCCATGAATTACCCCAAGTACCAACCAGACAAATTTTTGCGGAAGCGCGGCGGCTGTTGCGTCCCGGCGGTCACTTGGCCATCATGGATATGAATCCCAAATCGGAAATTTACAAAAAAATGCCAACCTACATTTTGACGCTGCTCAAAAGTACTGAACCATATCTAGATGAGTACTTCTCTTTGGATATTGAGCAAGCTTTGATTGATGCAGGTTTCCAACGCCCCACAATTACCAGCAATAGCCCGCGTCACCGGACTGTAATTGCCCAGGTGCGTGACTAATTTAGACTTACTGCTGTGGGCAGTAATTCCACCACTGTTATTTCTAGGTTATTACTATTACCGTGTTGCTTTTGCTCCGGCTTTACCACGCTTGTTGTTGTTTTTTATTGCCGGAGCAATTTCTGGTGGTGTTGCTCTTGGTTTAGAATGGGCGGCGGAAATTGCATTTAACTCCATTGTAAATTGGCAACAAATCCAGCGATCGCTTTTTGGTGCCGCCCTACGCCAACTTGTAGAAATCGGCCCAATTGAAGAAGGCTGCAAGTTAATTGCAGTTATTCTCCCCACAATTTATCTGCAACGCAGATATCAACTACGCAGCAGTAGCATTTTACTGTTTACCATTGCTGTGGCTTTAGGTTTTACCGCCGAAGAAAATTGGATTTACTTTTACTACGGTACAGCATCAATTCTTGACCGGAGTATCGGGACTCTAGTTCATGCGATGTTTTCTGCACCTTGGGGTTATGCTTTAGGCATTTATCTGGCTTCAAGTATGCGATTAAATCGCAGCAGAAAGTTGATATTACCAGCTTTGATCAATTCTGTAATTTGTCATGCACTAGTGAATGTTTTATCTATTGCTTGGCGTTATGCTGCACCAGTCAACTTTCTCAGCTATGGTTTATTTCCCTTTTTATTGTGGATGTTTTGGCGATTAGAACAATTACTGCGAAGAGTACAACACCAACACCCAATAATCTTGATTTCTGGTCACACACCCCAGCATCGTGCTTGGCAAACAGGTTTAGTAATATTTGCTCTTATCCTTGGTGGCAATGCTATTTTCGGGCTGTTTCTTTTAGGTAGAATTCTTAGCCCTTTGAGTTGGGCGCAGCTTTTTCACCCAGAGATTTGGCAATTTATCTTGAGTCGCTTTTTACTAAATTTCTGTTTTGCAATTTTAGCGTGGTTTATTTATCTATATTTACGCAATTCATTTCTATTCAAATCATCTAGGCGATTTTAATTAATAGCAATTGTAGTTAGCCTAGGTAGAAATGAAGCTGCAAAATCTGGTTGATATTGCTGCAACCAGTTCATAATTCTTGCTAATGCTGCGGTTAATTTTGCCATAAAATTTCAAACTTTAAGATAAATTGTGAATTGAATATTTGTAACCTAAATTAACACAACAAAAAAATCCGACTTTTTCGCAGACTTTGGCTACTACACCACATAAAATTGCCGACTTTCACCGACTGACAAAAGAAAGAGCGATCGCTTAGGCTATTGGGCGTAGAGTAGAAAGTATAAAAAATATGGTTAACACTACTAGCCCACCAATAGAAGATTTGGCAGATCAAAGCTATGCCAGTCCTAACTATTGGCAAATACAACACCGTCTACGTTCGCTGATAGATCACTACGTAGCTGTCGAAAAATTAGATAATCGTTTGCAAGATTTACCCACACAATTTACCAATCCTCAGCCCCTTCCCTGGAAACCCATTGATTGGCAAGCCATCAACCGCAATCAAATCATTGGTATAGCACCAGAAGTATTTTTATCTATCTTGATAGGTGCGATGGATACAGAAGCACCCATTCGCGGCTACACCCAAACCAGCCGCCAGTATTTAGCACAATTACATCCCCAAATGGCGCGGTTTGTTGGTGGAATAGTCAATAAAGATGGTGAACTCCAAGAAATTGGTTTATGGGAAAAAGAAGAACGCCAGCACACACCTGCATTACTGAAGGTTTACACCCAACTAACAGGCGAAAAAATCATCCCCAAACACCGCACCGTGAGAGGCTACCTCCCCACCGATGATCCCCAAGAAGACCTATATCGCCACGGCTTACATCGAGTAGCTACAGAATACGGTGCAACCTGTCTTTACCTGTGGATGATGGCGCACACAACCGGCGCACTCCACGAAGTTCTAGAAGAACTCGCCAAAGATGAAATCAACCACATGACCAAATTTTGGGGCTTTGGAGTCTGGGCGTACCCCAACACAGGATTCATTCGCATCACCAACACCCTGATCAAAACCCGTTCTCAAAACTATCAACGTAACAACCTGATGCGTACCCTACGCCGCATGATGAATACACTCAACTGGAACGCCTGGACACTCACCAACAAAACCACTCTCCTTTACACCTTTACCCACACCATGCGCCACCTCTGGAAATGGCACAACACTCTCACCCCAGAGTATTTACAAAACCTCTTTAAATAATCATCTTTCGTGCCTTTGCGCGAACCCTGAATCAATCCCCTCATCAACATCAAAAACCATGACTTTACCTCTAGACCTAAACCCAGAAAAAATCCCTCAACACGTAGCCGTCATTATGGATGGTAACGGTAGATGGGCAACCAACCGAGGGCTACCCCGCATAGCCGGACATCGCCAAGGCGCAAGAACCCTTAAACAACTATTACGCTACTGCAAAGATTGGGGAATTAAAGCCCTCACCGCCTACGCCTTCTCAACCGAAAATTGGCAACGTCCCATTGAAGAAGTAGACTTTCTTATGCGCTTAATTGAAAGATTTCTGCGCCGGGAATTAGCGCAAATGCACCAAGAAGGAATCAAAATTTCCTTTATTGGTGATTTATCAGCCTTACCTCCATCTCTGCAAAAACAAATAGCTCATTCAATGACAGAGACATTCAATAATCAAGCAATTCATTTTACCCTTGCTGTCAATTACGGTAGCCGCAACGAAATTACTAGAGCCTGTCGTCAAGTAGCAGAACTCGTGGAACAAGGCAAAATCAATGCAGCAGCAGTTAATGAAACCTTGATAGAACAACACCTCTATACAGTTGATACTCCCACCCCCGATTTACTGATTCGGACTAGTGGAGAGATGCGGTTGAGTAATTTTCTGTTGTGGCAAATGGCATATACAGAGATGTACTTTGCTGATATTCTTTGGCCTGATTTTGACACAGAAGCATTTCATCAGGCGTTGTTGAGTTACCAACAGCGCGATCGCCGTTTCGGTAAAGTGAAGGCTGTTTTTTCCGCCTAACACACAAGTGCGATCGCTGCCTTTACTTTATTCCTATATCTATTATCGCCATACCCTACGGAAAGCCGCTTACGCGTCTACATCCTCGTTAATCGGTGTTTTTTATCTAAAACTAAAGCACTAAATTAGCTGAAACAGTCCACTCATCGGTTGCTTTTAAATTAAAAAAGATTAACAATTTTCTCCTGGCTGTTCACAAGCACCAATACTCACCCAACTGCTAGAACCATTTTGCCAATGTTCTTTTTTCCATATTGGTGCGTTGTGTTTCAGGGTATCAATAGCATAGCGACACGCTTCAAACGCCTCACCCCGATGGGGACAACCAATAGCAACTAAAACGCTGATTTCTCCAACTTGTAACCGTCCAATGCGGTGATGAATTACAACTCGATTAATCTCAGGCCAAAACGTGCGAATCTCAGCAGCAATTTGATAAAACACCTGCATAGCCATTGGTTCGTAGGCTTGATATTCTAAAGCAACCACAGGTTGTCCATCAGTATTATTGCGTACCATACCACTCATCACCACCACAGCACCATTAGCCGACGCATCAGCTTTAGCATAAATTTCCTCTAAAGATAATGGGGCAAAGGTAATCGCAAAACTATCTTCGATTCTCGGCTTGACTGGTGCAGTAAATGTATTGGTCATAGCGAAGTTAATAATAATTCGTATAAGTAAGCATAGCTACTACTTAAGTATATTGCTCTGGGGCAAAATGCTACCTCTTCCCTATATTGATAAATTTTGGGACATAACAATCTGGTAGCTCTTATTTATCAAAACAACCTCAAAACATTGACTGAAATTCAAGATAATTGATGTAAATTTACTTTAAAATCAAATTTGTTTTGTCATCCTCCTTAAGGAGTATTACTATAATTAAAATGATAAGACCTGCTTGGTCTGTTATTTAGTTTTGCTTATAGTTCTGTTTGGACTTGAGAGCATTCACGACAAAATTTAACATCAATACTTTGACAATTTTTCTTCTTGATTAATATCTTTTGACACCAAGGTCATAATGAAACTTTTTTCACCTATTGAATCATGATGCCAGCGGCAATTATATAAATAATTTGGGTAAAATTTGATGGAAACTTTAATATGTAACTACGAAGTAGCAAGGTTAGAAGCTTTACAGCAGTATCAAATTCTAGATACTCCCCCAGAACAAGCATTTGATGATTTGGTATCATTAGCAGCACAGATTTGTGACACACCAATAGCCTTAATTAATTTTATTGATGTTAACCGTCAGTGGTTCAAAGCGAAAGTAGGGTTAGATATTCAGCAAATACCTGTCGGTATTGGCTTTTGTCGCTTTTGTCTAGAGAAAAAAGATATTGTAGTGATTCCTGACACTCTATTAGATGAAGATTTTGCTCAAGAAGTAGTTGTCACATCCCCACCTTATGTGAGATTTTACGCTGGTGTGCCTTTATTTGCGCCAAGAGGAGAAGTCATTGGGACTTTGTGTGTAATAGATAACGTACCACGAGAAATTAGTCCCAAACAGGTAGAATCACTACAAGCTATTAGTCGCTTGATAGTTAGACAATTAGATATTCGCCGCAATTTGGGGGAACTTTCTCAGATAAAAACTGAGTACCAGCAAGCACAAGTAGCACTGCAAGAAAGTCAATCTACCCTGCACAGTTTCTTTGATAGTGCGCCGATGATGATGGGTGTTGTGGAATTAGGCGAAAATAATATCTTTCATGTTTCTGATAATTTGAGTGCAGCGCAGTTTTTTGGACTTACCCCCAAGATAATGCAAAATCGCTGCGAACAGAAAATTGGCGTAGCACATTCTTATTTGCAACGGTGGCGACATTACTTTGACCAAGCGGAACAAACCCAATTACCTGTGAGGTTTGAAGATGTTTACGATACTCCGCAAGGAAGAAAATGTTTGTCAGCCACTATCTCTGTAATTGTCGGCAGTTCCTCTGGGCGATCGCAATTTGCATATATAGTAGAGGACATTAGCGATCGCCAGCAAGCAGAAACACAATTACGCTGGAAAGAAACACTGTTACACTCCATGAATAGTGTCTCGCCACTGGCATTTTATGTTGTCGATAAATATACCGATAACATCTTATATTTTAACGATCGCTTCTGTGAAATTTGGGGCATTGTCCACCTCAAAGAACTGATGGAACATCAACAATTGTTACACCAAGATATTCTTGCCGAAGTCTGCAAATCAATTGTTGATCTGCCGCGATTCATGAATTCTTGCCAAGTATTGCAACAAACAGATAACTGTTGTGTTACTGAAGATGAAATAGCCTTGACTGATGGGCGAACTATTCGGCGATTATCTACACAAATTTGCCAGCAAAATAATCAATATTGCGTCCGTTTATATATTTTTGAAGATATCACAGTTCAGAAACAAACAGAACAAAAATTTCGGGAACAAGCCGCATTATTAGATGTGGCAACAGATGCCATTATTTTACGAGATTTATCAGATAAAATTTTACTTTGGAATCAAAGTGCTACCAATCTTTACGGGTGGACAACAGCAGAAGCATTGGGTAAAAATGCCAATCAATTATTAAATCACAACTGTTTACCACAATATTCAGAAATTCGTAATCTAGTTTTAGAACATGGGCATTGGCAAGGAGAACTGCAAAAAAATAACCGTTCTGGAAAACAATTAATTGTTGAAAGTCGCTGGACATTGGTACGCGATGAACATAATCAAGCAAAATCAATTTTAGTTGTAGACACTGACATTACCCAGCGCAAACAATTAGAAAATCAATTTTTACGTACCCAACGAATGGAGAGTATTGGTACTCTCGCCAGTGGTATTGCTCACGATTTAAATAATGTTTTATCGCCAATTTTAATGGCTGTACAGCTATTAAAAAATAAAAACACAGAGCAAAATCAGCCGCAGATATTATCAATTATTGAAACTAATGTCAAACGTGGGGCAAATTTAGTTAAACAAGTGCTTTCTTTTGTGCGAGGAACCGAAGGCGATCGCACCATAATTCAAGTTAAGCATTTGATCATGGATATCCAGCAAATTATTCAACAAACATTTCCCAAATCCATAGAATTTATTGCAGAAATTCAACCAGATTTATCAACAGTTTGTGGTGATAGCACTCAACTACATCAAGTTTTGCTGAACTTATGTGTTAATGCCCGTGATGCTATGCCCACAGGCGGAAATTTGAGTATTTCCGCCGAAAATATTTGGCTTGATGCAGATTATGTACAAATACATCTTGATGCTCAAGTTGGTGCATACATTGTCTTAACAGTGAGTGATAGTGGAATTGGCATTAATAGTACTTTATTAGATAGAATATTTGAACCATTTTTTACCACAAAAGAATTTGGGAAAGGTACAGGGCTGGGTTTATCAACAGTCATGGGTATTATTAAAGGACATGGTGGTTTTATTACTGTGTCCAGTTGTATGGGTCAAGGCACAACCTTTAAAGTTTACTTACCAGCAGTGCATACAGAAGATGTAACTGAGATATGGGCAGAAGCAGAAATATCCAAAGGTCAAGGAGAATTGATTTTAGTTGTGGATGACGAGACCGCAATTCAGTCAATTACCGCCTCCGCCTTAGCAAACCATAACTACCAAACAATTTGCGCGAGTGACGGTATGGAAGCGATCGCAGTTTATACTCAGCATCAAAATAAAATTAGTGCGGCAATTATCGATATGATGATGCCTAACATGGATGGAGCCACAACCATTCACCAATTAACAACAATTAATCCTCAAATTCCTATCATAGCCGTCAGTGGACTAGCTACCAGTGAGCAAGTTCCGACTGGTCAAATCGTCTTTTTACCTAAACCCTACAGTACCCCAGAATTACTGGCATTTCTGCATAAAATTTTGCATTCACAGTGATAAATCAGTAAACACCATAGGGGAGATCAAAAAATTGATGACCAATGACTAATCACCATGACTAATCAAAATTCGGCACTGATTCTGATTGTCGATGACGACGATATAACGCGAATTCACTTGCGTCAACTTATGGAACATGCAGGATATCGAGTCGTAGAAGCTAGTAATGGTTCCGAAGCTATTAGTACCTACACAGATTTACATCCAGATATGGTGCTATTAGATGCCATTATGCCAGTCATGGATGGATTTACTTGTTGCGCTCAATTGCAAACATTCCCTGATATTCAAGACACACCGATATTAATGATTACAGCAGCTTATGAGCCAGCCGCTGTAGAACGAGCTTTTGCTGTAGGTGCAACCGACTACATTACTAAACCAATTCAATGGGTAGTACTATCCCACAGAATCCGCCATCTTTTGGCAGCATCTCGCGCCATCAAGCAATTACGGCAGCAAAACCAACAGGCGCAACTTCGAGAAGCCCAAATTAGAATTGCCCTAGAAGCCGCCCGTATGGGTACTTGGGACTGGGATATCAGCACCAATCAAGTTACTTGGTCAGATAACAAAGAAGCACTATTTGGCTTAAAGCCGGGTAGTTTTGATGATCAGTATGAAACTTTTTTGAACTGTATTCACCCCCAAGACCGCCATTTTGTCAATATCTCGATCATGCAAGCTGTGCAAACAGACACAGAGTATGATGTGGAATTTCGGGCGTTGCTGAATAAAGGGATGAATTAATTTATATAGGTACAATTTGATACTTCAAATAATGAAGTAATAATTTAATTGAGTGTCTCAGCATTTGTTCTGATTTGGAATAGCATAAAGTTTTTCTGTGAAGGCGTGCAAGATAATGACGTAATCGGGTATTTTCATTTTCTACTCGCGTCATATATGTTTTACTCACAATTTGGTCTCCATCTGGTATAAAACTGGGGTAAACTTTCCAGCCATCGGTCACATAAAAATAGCT
This window of the Nostoc sp. HK-01 genome carries:
- a CDS encoding undecaprenyl pyrophosphate synthetase → MTLPLDLNPEKIPQHVAVIMDGNGRWATNRGLPRIAGHRQGARTLKQLLRYCKDWGIKALTAYAFSTENWQRPIEEVDFLMRLIERFLRRELAQMHQEGIKISFIGDLSALPPSLQKQIAHSMTETFNNQAIHFTLAVNYGSRNEITRACRQVAELVEQGKINAAAVNETLIEQHLYTVDTPTPDLLIRTSGEMRLSNFLLWQMAYTEMYFADILWPDFDTEAFHQALLSYQQRDRRFGKVKAVFSA
- a CDS encoding molybdopterin synthase subunit MoaE; amino-acid sequence: MTNTFTAPVKPRIEDSFAITFAPLSLEEIYAKADASANGAVVVMSGMVRNNTDGQPVVALEYQAYEPMAMQVFYQIAAEIRTFWPEINRVVIHHRIGRLQVGEISVLVAIGCPHRGEAFEACRYAIDTLKHNAPIWKKEHWQNGSSSWVSIGACEQPGENC
- a CDS encoding multi-sensor hybrid histidine kinase yields the protein METLICNYEVARLEALQQYQILDTPPEQAFDDLVSLAAQICDTPIALINFIDVNRQWFKAKVGLDIQQIPVGIGFCRFCLEKKDIVVIPDTLLDEDFAQEVVVTSPPYVRFYAGVPLFAPRGEVIGTLCVIDNVPREISPKQVESLQAISRLIVRQLDIRRNLGELSQIKTEYQQAQVALQESQSTLHSFFDSAPMMMGVVELGENNIFHVSDNLSAAQFFGLTPKIMQNRCEQKIGVAHSYLQRWRHYFDQAEQTQLPVRFEDVYDTPQGRKCLSATISVIVGSSSGRSQFAYIVEDISDRQQAETQLRWKETLLHSMNSVSPLAFYVVDKYTDNILYFNDRFCEIWGIVHLKELMEHQQLLHQDILAEVCKSIVDLPRFMNSCQVLQQTDNCCVTEDEIALTDGRTIRRLSTQICQQNNQYCVRLYIFEDITVQKQTEQKFREQAALLDVATDAIILRDLSDKILLWNQSATNLYGWTTAEALGKNANQLLNHNCLPQYSEIRNLVLEHGHWQGELQKNNRSGKQLIVESRWTLVRDEHNQAKSILVVDTDITQRKQLENQFLRTQRMESIGTLASGIAHDLNNVLSPILMAVQLLKNKNTEQNQPQILSIIETNVKRGANLVKQVLSFVRGTEGDRTIIQVKHLIMDIQQIIQQTFPKSIEFIAEIQPDLSTVCGDSTQLHQVLLNLCVNARDAMPTGGNLSISAENIWLDADYVQIHLDAQVGAYIVLTVSDSGIGINSTLLDRIFEPFFTTKEFGKGTGLGLSTVMGIIKGHGGFITVSSCMGQGTTFKVYLPAVHTEDVTEIWAEAEISKGQGELILVVDDETAIQSITASALANHNYQTICASDGMEAIAVYTQHQNKISAAIIDMMMPNMDGATTIHQLTTINPQIPIIAVSGLATSEQVPTGQIVFLPKPYSTPELLAFLHKILHSQ
- a CDS encoding multi-sensor signal transduction histidine kinase, with the protein product MTNQNSALILIVDDDDITRIHLRQLMEHAGYRVVEASNGSEAISTYTDLHPDMVLLDAIMPVMDGFTCCAQLQTFPDIQDTPILMITAAYEPAAVERAFAVGATDYITKPIQWVVLSHRIRHLLAASRAIKQLRQQNQQAQLREAQIRIALEAARMGTWDWDISTNQVTWSDNKEALFGLKPGSFDDQYETFLNCIHPQDRHFVNISIMQAVQTDTEYDVEFRALLNKGMN
- a CDS encoding IS1 transposase, whose amino-acid sequence is MWTAVNHFTQGILAWVLGDHSAETFEPLWEIVKQWESYFYVTDGWKVYPSFIPDGDQIVSKTYMTRVENENTRLRHYLARLHRKTLCYSKSEQMLRHSIKLLLHYLKYQIVPI